A genomic segment from Kyrpidia tusciae DSM 2912 encodes:
- a CDS encoding SGNH/GDSL hydrolase family protein, translating into MVQFYGDKLGHWIGLCGGIEHWDGMYNRFHRRLISDFNISWIDLRNRFKRKGDLQELLSDDGVHPLPTGYRAMAACILEGLIELGMVNRSGVDWRPMGASPGPARGSGAGTVRLRTTYLER; encoded by the coding sequence TTGGTTCAATTCTACGGCGATAAACTGGGGCATTGGATCGGCCTCTGCGGCGGGATTGAGCACTGGGATGGCATGTACAATCGTTTCCACCGGCGATTGATCAGCGACTTCAATATATCTTGGATTGATCTGCGCAATCGATTCAAGCGAAAGGGTGACTTGCAGGAGCTACTCAGTGACGACGGTGTTCATCCCTTGCCGACGGGTTATCGGGCGATGGCGGCGTGTATCCTGGAGGGCCTGATCGAGCTCGGCATGGTGAACCGGTCAGGGGTTGATTGGCGCCCCATGGGCGCGTCCCCCGGGCCGGCAAGGGGATCCGGTGCAGGCACCGTCAGACTTCGGACAACCTATCTTGAACGTTGA
- a CDS encoding APC family permease — protein sequence MYIGIPAAFLGKYGISSLFRSLGAYFEAPHLVQIGDWFTSPLGVFVSGAVLIILYVILFSIGINVYMRLQLYLFILASVGLVAILVVFATYQGSMADAFNLYMSKLTGHPDAYSAVLQGAGPAPEAPGFSWHSTLSATTWPFTVLGFSIASAYIGGEIKGANRAQLIGMPGSLVYSTVWILVLVWAVVHVAGLPFLRALDTADLQSLGIGFTPTFAEIGAMLTSNLLLILLMGVGFLLWTFAWMPIYILTTTRNLMAWALDGLAPGKLSAVSDRTHAPVWSIGVSGLLGLILLYVYAYTPSFATIAGFFGQVFTFLLTSVAAIVFPFRQKAMFEASPINWRLGGVPVLSILGAISIIGLGLIEWAFLNDSNSGISVAHPTMLLINVAVFLSGFVYYGIVRWIRSRQGIDLGLVFQEIPPE from the coding sequence TTGTACATTGGCATTCCCGCTGCATTTCTCGGCAAGTACGGGATTTCCTCCCTGTTCCGGAGTTTGGGGGCGTATTTTGAAGCGCCCCATTTGGTTCAAATCGGGGATTGGTTCACCAGTCCCCTTGGGGTCTTTGTGAGCGGGGCGGTGCTCATTATCCTGTATGTAATTTTATTTTCCATCGGGATCAATGTTTACATGCGGTTGCAACTCTATTTGTTCATCCTGGCTTCGGTGGGCTTGGTCGCGATCCTGGTGGTGTTCGCCACGTACCAGGGATCCATGGCCGATGCGTTCAACCTGTATATGTCGAAATTGACCGGCCATCCGGATGCGTACTCTGCAGTCCTGCAAGGAGCTGGGCCGGCACCGGAGGCGCCCGGCTTCAGTTGGCATTCCACGCTCAGTGCGACGACGTGGCCCTTTACGGTTTTGGGCTTTAGCATTGCGTCCGCGTACATTGGCGGAGAGATCAAGGGGGCGAATCGCGCCCAGCTGATCGGCATGCCCGGGTCGCTGGTGTATTCCACGGTGTGGATCTTGGTGCTGGTCTGGGCGGTGGTGCACGTGGCGGGCCTTCCGTTTTTGCGGGCCCTGGACACGGCCGATCTCCAGTCGCTCGGCATCGGTTTTACCCCGACCTTCGCGGAGATCGGCGCCATGTTGACCTCCAATCTCTTGCTCATTCTCCTCATGGGGGTCGGGTTTTTGCTGTGGACCTTCGCCTGGATGCCGATCTACATCCTCACCACCACGCGAAACCTCATGGCCTGGGCCCTGGATGGGCTTGCACCTGGGAAGCTGTCCGCTGTGAGCGACCGCACCCACGCGCCGGTCTGGTCGATCGGGGTTTCGGGGCTTCTCGGCCTGATCCTTCTCTACGTCTACGCCTATACGCCTTCCTTTGCGACTATCGCCGGATTTTTTGGCCAGGTCTTCACGTTTTTGCTGACCTCGGTGGCCGCCATCGTCTTTCCGTTTCGGCAAAAAGCGATGTTCGAGGCCTCACCCATCAATTGGCGACTCGGGGGCGTTCCGGTGCTGTCGATCCTCGGTGCCATCAGTATCATCGGCCTGGGGTTGATCGAGTGGGCTTTTCTGAATGATTCCAACTCCGGCATCAGTGTGGCTCATCCCACGATGCTTCTCATCAATGTGGCGGTGTTTTTGTCGGGGTTTGTGTACTACGGGATTGTGCGATGGATTCGCTCCCGGCAGGGAATCGATTTGGGCCTCGTGTTTCAAGAGATCCCTCCGGAATAA
- a CDS encoding NADP-dependent oxidoreductase: MKAVLIENYGGPEQLKIADVPKPELRETDVLIEVHAASVNPVDWKIRRGYLKSRLNHRLPLILGWDAAGTVVETGSKVTRFRVGDEVFTRPDIERDGTYAEYVAVDQSLVAKKPANLSFEEAASVPLAAMTAREALIDHAGVKPGDTVLIHAGAGGVGSFAIQIARLLGAQVITTVSTRNVDFAKQLGADLVIDYTRDDFTATLRDLDVVLDTLGGEVQLLSMNVLKKGGMLVSIVMPPDLALAEQKGIRRAYFFLQPDGNKLEEIGKWIEQGHIKPAVGAVFPLEEVAKAHELSESGHSRGKIVLKVR; this comes from the coding sequence ATGAAAGCGGTGCTGATCGAAAACTACGGGGGCCCGGAACAGCTCAAAATCGCCGATGTCCCCAAACCGGAACTCAGGGAAACGGATGTGCTCATCGAGGTCCACGCCGCTTCGGTAAACCCAGTGGACTGGAAAATCCGCCGGGGGTATTTAAAAAGTCGGCTGAACCACCGCCTCCCCCTGATCCTCGGGTGGGACGCCGCCGGAACCGTGGTGGAGACGGGATCGAAGGTCACCCGTTTCCGGGTGGGGGACGAGGTCTTCACCCGGCCGGACATTGAGCGGGATGGCACGTACGCAGAATACGTGGCGGTGGACCAATCGCTGGTGGCCAAAAAGCCGGCCAATCTGTCTTTCGAAGAAGCCGCATCTGTACCCTTGGCGGCCATGACCGCCCGGGAAGCACTGATCGATCACGCCGGGGTGAAACCTGGCGACACCGTGCTCATCCACGCCGGGGCGGGCGGAGTCGGCAGCTTTGCGATTCAGATTGCAAGGCTGCTCGGTGCCCAGGTCATCACGACGGTCAGCACGCGCAACGTCGATTTTGCAAAACAATTGGGCGCAGACCTAGTCATTGACTACACCAGGGACGATTTTACCGCGACCCTTCGGGATCTCGATGTGGTGCTCGACACCCTCGGCGGCGAGGTGCAACTTCTCAGCATGAACGTCTTAAAAAAAGGGGGCATGTTGGTTTCTATCGTCATGCCGCCGGACTTGGCCCTGGCCGAACAAAAAGGCATCCGCCGGGCTTACTTTTTCCTGCAGCCGGACGGCAACAAGCTGGAGGAGATCGGGAAGTGGATCGAACAGGGACACATCAAGCCCGCCGTCGGCGCTGTGTTCCCATTGGAGGAGGTTGCAAAGGCCCACGAACTGAGCGAATCCGGTCACTCCCGGGGTAAAATCGTCCTGAAGGTTCGCTGA
- a CDS encoding MmoB/DmpM family protein, translating into MNKPLETGVLRGCGITMNDSEQARIIAGVMRDKPGVRVSEEPALVNIDADRNLIFDMNELSEAMGAPFDAYQFQIEVTAYYGRMVVEGDKVLLFADQEEAMKYYRG; encoded by the coding sequence ATGAATAAGCCACTGGAAACAGGCGTCCTGCGTGGATGTGGAATCACAATGAACGACAGCGAGCAGGCGCGAATCATCGCTGGGGTCATGCGAGACAAACCAGGAGTGCGAGTGTCCGAAGAACCAGCTCTGGTCAACATTGATGCCGATCGAAATTTGATCTTCGACATGAATGAACTGTCTGAAGCCATGGGAGCACCCTTTGACGCCTATCAATTCCAAATTGAAGTGACTGCCTATTACGGTCGTATGGTCGTCGAGGGGGACAAAGTGCTGCTTTTTGCCGATCAAGAAGAAGCGATGAAATATTATCGGGGCTAA
- a CDS encoding RNA-guided endonuclease InsQ/TnpB family protein has product MQTLTAKAKVVDLSDQDALLLGLLGFVATKLWNVANHHRRSVWDETGKIPDFAQQCRELKANRWYKLLPSQSSQEILSELDDSYRSWFSLRKNADQKANPPGFRKKETLSTVTFKQKAFEMLPGHRIRLRLPKTYARREMVLEYRLPPDTALGKVQQVKLSLDPTSGDWYVHIAHRVPIEYCETGRIMSLDLGIANAVAGLVTDGFSFLVPGGELLAIDRYFQKEKAKCTKSTSNKCTRLNTKWGRQRTHYLHALTKWLVNLAEDHGVSTILVGELNGIRQDKDWGDAGNQKFHAWPFSKITNLLTYKAALAGIRVIQVSEKNTSTICPHCEKRAKTARVQRGLFLHCGQSFNADLVGAYNIVQRYLRETDQVLPDPSGVVGALARPAVNRFVWRKTTPKGREQGTFKQAA; this is encoded by the coding sequence ATGCAAACCCTCACTGCCAAAGCGAAAGTGGTCGATCTTTCCGACCAAGATGCCTTGCTTTTGGGTCTGTTGGGTTTTGTCGCCACCAAGCTCTGGAATGTGGCCAATCATCATCGGCGTTCCGTTTGGGACGAGACCGGCAAAATACCAGACTTTGCACAACAGTGCCGGGAGCTGAAGGCAAACCGCTGGTACAAGCTGCTCCCGTCCCAGAGTTCTCAGGAAATCCTGAGCGAGCTGGATGACTCGTATCGTTCCTGGTTTTCGCTTCGGAAAAATGCTGACCAAAAAGCGAATCCGCCTGGATTCAGGAAGAAGGAAACATTAAGCACAGTAACCTTCAAACAGAAGGCTTTCGAGATGCTGCCGGGCCACCGGATCAGGCTGAGATTGCCCAAGACCTACGCAAGGCGGGAAATGGTGCTGGAATACCGTCTTCCTCCCGATACAGCCCTGGGCAAAGTCCAGCAGGTCAAGTTGTCCTTGGATCCCACGAGTGGGGACTGGTATGTGCATATCGCCCATAGAGTGCCGATCGAGTACTGTGAAACCGGCCGGATCATGTCTCTGGACCTGGGGATCGCAAACGCTGTGGCCGGACTCGTGACGGATGGGTTTTCGTTTCTCGTTCCTGGGGGTGAGCTTTTGGCCATTGACCGGTACTTTCAGAAGGAAAAGGCGAAATGCACGAAATCCACCAGCAACAAATGCACCCGGCTCAATACCAAATGGGGCAGACAACGCACCCATTATCTGCACGCCTTGACAAAATGGCTGGTGAACCTGGCAGAAGACCACGGTGTTTCCACTATCCTGGTCGGCGAATTAAACGGTATTCGCCAAGACAAGGACTGGGGAGACGCGGGGAACCAGAAGTTTCACGCATGGCCGTTCAGCAAGATCACCAACCTGCTCACCTACAAAGCGGCGCTTGCGGGTATTCGGGTGATCCAGGTGTCGGAGAAAAACACCAGCACGATTTGTCCCCACTGCGAGAAGAGGGCAAAAACGGCCCGGGTCCAGCGGGGGTTGTTCCTCCACTGCGGGCAATCATTCAACGCGGATCTGGTGGGCGCGTACAACATTGTGCAAAGGTATCTCCGTGAGACGGATCAAGTTTTGCCCGATCCGTCGGGAGTAGTGGGCGCACTGGCACGCCCGGCGGTCAACCGGTTCGTGTGGCGGAAAACCACACCGAAAGGCCGTGAACAGGGGACGTTCAAGCAGGCCGCTTAG
- a CDS encoding zinc-binding alcohol dehydrogenase family protein produces the protein MAGEMKAIVLTSSGNLIETEVPKPAPGDRDLLVEVRAVSVNPVDTKQRAEEGKPRILGWDVAGIVREVGPACTLFRPGDEVYYAGDITRPGGFSEYHVVDERLVGPKPRTLDFAQAAALPLTTLTAWEGLFEKLGVQANGGSDKRILIVGAAGGVGSMAVQLARWAGLEVIGTASRPESTKWVREHGAHHVIDHYEPFRPQLEALGISGVDVVFCLNVVEPNWDAMLDVLVPGGKLCTILAPTSPVNLRPLFDKSLTWAMEGMFTRARFRTPDMQEQHRILAEVSGLVDSGEIRTTMNRHLSPISAANLERAFAEIRSGRSIGKIVLESFA, from the coding sequence GTGGCCGGCGAAATGAAAGCGATTGTGTTGACGTCTTCAGGAAATCTCATCGAAACTGAAGTGCCAAAACCGGCGCCCGGGGACCGCGATCTTTTGGTGGAGGTTCGCGCCGTGTCGGTGAATCCCGTGGATACCAAACAGCGGGCAGAAGAAGGGAAACCCCGGATCCTGGGTTGGGATGTGGCGGGTATCGTCCGGGAGGTGGGTCCGGCCTGTACGCTCTTTCGCCCGGGTGACGAAGTCTATTACGCCGGGGACATCACCCGACCTGGCGGCTTCAGTGAGTATCACGTCGTCGATGAGCGGCTGGTGGGGCCCAAACCCCGAACCTTAGATTTTGCCCAGGCGGCGGCTCTGCCCTTGACCACCCTGACCGCGTGGGAGGGGCTGTTTGAAAAATTAGGTGTGCAAGCGAACGGTGGATCGGACAAGAGGATTTTGATCGTCGGGGCGGCGGGTGGAGTGGGTTCCATGGCTGTACAGCTGGCCCGGTGGGCGGGACTTGAGGTGATCGGCACCGCATCCCGTCCGGAGTCGACCAAATGGGTGAGGGAGCACGGCGCCCACCATGTGATCGACCATTATGAACCGTTTCGGCCACAGCTCGAGGCGCTGGGGATATCCGGGGTCGACGTGGTCTTTTGTCTTAACGTGGTGGAGCCCAATTGGGATGCCATGTTAGATGTTTTGGTGCCGGGTGGGAAGTTGTGCACCATCCTCGCGCCCACCTCCCCGGTCAATCTGCGACCGCTGTTTGACAAGAGTCTTACCTGGGCCATGGAAGGCATGTTCACGCGTGCCCGGTTTCGAACTCCGGATATGCAGGAACAACATCGCATCCTCGCGGAGGTATCGGGCTTGGTGGACTCGGGAGAGATCCGGACGACGATGAATCGCCATTTGTCCCCGATCAGCGCCGCCAACCTGGAAAGAGCCTTCGCCGAAATTCGCTCAGGCCGCAGCATTGGAAAAATCGTACTGGAGTCCTTTGCATGA
- a CDS encoding ferritin family protein, with protein MLMPDGSPNYTAEKSRLRCSDWNRITDANEEYERAFYQRQQAIEEQFRRTLDTAKARQSFETLDPAWKNVLETHLSAFKHAEYGLGMFSFATMQREALTIMLNNIFTVQSAEKLRFAQDVIIYMMELAEQVPGFREDRGREAWLSAPEWQGVRKNVENINAATDWGEQWLAINLIYEPLVGQLFRSRFIMLFGPQNGDFVTPVLVSTAEADHDRNVRTTIEAFKVLLSDPDYGTTNRNAVEEWVEKYIPLSVAAAKALAPLWDIPKVKVTAFSDSYERAASKLLHNLSSLGITLPKGVQV; from the coding sequence ATGTTGATGCCCGATGGCTCACCGAACTATACAGCCGAGAAATCCCGGTTACGGTGTTCCGACTGGAACCGCATCACAGACGCCAACGAAGAGTATGAGCGCGCCTTCTACCAAAGACAACAGGCCATCGAAGAACAGTTCCGCAGAACGCTGGACACGGCCAAAGCACGTCAGAGTTTTGAAACGTTGGACCCGGCGTGGAAAAATGTGCTGGAAACCCATCTCTCCGCCTTTAAACACGCGGAGTACGGGCTAGGCATGTTCAGCTTCGCCACGATGCAACGCGAAGCCTTGACCATTATGCTCAACAACATCTTCACGGTTCAATCAGCGGAAAAGCTCCGGTTTGCCCAGGATGTCATCATCTACATGATGGAGTTGGCAGAACAGGTTCCCGGATTTCGAGAGGATCGGGGCCGCGAGGCGTGGTTGAGCGCACCAGAATGGCAGGGGGTGAGAAAAAACGTCGAAAACATTAACGCAGCAACCGATTGGGGAGAACAATGGCTGGCCATCAATTTGATCTATGAGCCCTTGGTTGGGCAATTGTTCCGTAGTCGCTTTATCATGCTATTCGGGCCTCAAAACGGCGATTTTGTAACGCCAGTATTGGTTTCCACCGCCGAGGCGGATCATGACCGGAATGTGCGTACCACCATTGAAGCCTTTAAGGTTCTTCTGTCAGATCCAGATTACGGAACAACGAACCGAAACGCTGTCGAAGAATGGGTGGAGAAATATATTCCCTTGAGCGTCGCTGCAGCGAAGGCACTGGCTCCGCTTTGGGACATCCCTAAAGTCAAAGTCACGGCTTTCTCGGACAGCTACGAACGGGCAGCCAGCAAATTGTTGCACAACCTCAGTTCGTTGGGCATTACCCTCCCGAAAGGGGTGCAAGTATGA
- a CDS encoding acyltransferase family protein encodes MPEPMRSGGRYMPGLDGLRALAVLAVLAYHLNPGWAPGGMLGVGVFFVLSGYLITDLLAEEWRKTGRIDLRDFWMRRCRRLIPALWLLLITVILVLLFSDPGRLGSLWGDLVAAFLYVSNWWYIFHHVSYFQQFGPPSPFGHLWSLAVEEQFYFLWPLLLASGLRHLSRRRLLVGISTGAMLSAGAMAWMYQPGVDPSRVYYGTDTRAFALLFGAALALVWPSRHLTPALSRGHRWLLSAAGVGGLLVILILVFTSDEYGPFLYPGGMILLSLSTLAVVAAAAHPGVTFGRILGWGPLRWIGVRSYGIYLWHYSIIALTTPLNTASQWDGIRAGLQVAASIGLAALSWRFIEQPILRRGKSGYQVDGAVPALRSLGRLWATLRKGGRVRAVGPARLTGAAALSAALVLIVAGSWLHPHAGANVLAWSPWRGGGTGGVSAMAPAPDMGGAPPEPTSLAPAPQPGGKADTRPGTPDQGSGGTCPQPSTQGPSTSTDGSTKGADGASTSGGGEPGTGTSPSGPSDNPRSSGDQGENPGQGGKIGTGITVVGDSVPKTRVPHVDARWLTELYSREIPVTVFRLEPHHRRQRRV; translated from the coding sequence ATGCCTGAACCGATGAGAAGCGGCGGACGCTACATGCCCGGGCTGGATGGATTGCGAGCACTGGCGGTACTCGCGGTCCTTGCCTACCACCTGAACCCTGGCTGGGCCCCGGGTGGGATGTTGGGAGTAGGCGTTTTTTTCGTGTTGTCGGGGTACCTCATTACCGATCTGTTAGCGGAAGAATGGCGTAAAACAGGGCGGATCGATCTTCGGGATTTCTGGATGCGCCGCTGTCGCCGCCTCATCCCGGCACTGTGGCTCCTGCTGATCACCGTGATTCTCGTTTTGCTTTTCTCCGATCCCGGACGACTGGGGAGCCTCTGGGGAGACTTGGTCGCAGCCTTCTTGTATGTGAGCAACTGGTGGTACATTTTTCATCACGTCTCGTACTTTCAACAATTTGGGCCGCCCTCTCCCTTTGGACACCTGTGGTCCCTGGCCGTAGAGGAACAGTTCTACTTCCTGTGGCCCTTGTTGCTGGCCTCGGGACTCCGCCACCTGTCCCGACGCCGGTTGCTGGTCGGGATCTCCACAGGGGCGATGCTGTCGGCCGGGGCGATGGCGTGGATGTATCAGCCGGGAGTCGATCCCAGCCGGGTTTATTACGGGACAGACACCCGGGCCTTCGCCCTGCTGTTCGGCGCGGCCCTGGCACTGGTTTGGCCGAGCCGACATTTGACACCCGCCCTTTCCAGGGGGCACCGGTGGCTGCTCTCCGCTGCGGGCGTTGGTGGTCTGCTCGTCATCTTGATTTTGGTGTTTACCTCCGATGAGTACGGGCCCTTTCTCTATCCGGGCGGAATGATTCTGCTCTCCTTGTCCACCCTGGCAGTGGTGGCCGCCGCCGCGCACCCCGGCGTAACTTTTGGGCGCATCCTGGGTTGGGGGCCCCTCAGGTGGATCGGGGTGCGTAGTTACGGGATCTACCTTTGGCATTATTCCATCATTGCCCTGACGACTCCTCTCAACACCGCCAGCCAGTGGGATGGAATCCGGGCGGGACTCCAAGTGGCGGCGAGCATCGGGTTGGCCGCCCTGTCCTGGCGTTTTATCGAGCAGCCCATTTTACGCAGAGGAAAATCCGGGTACCAGGTTGACGGTGCGGTCCCCGCCCTTCGCTCTCTGGGCCGACTGTGGGCAACCTTGCGAAAGGGCGGCCGAGTTCGCGCTGTGGGGCCCGCACGTTTGACCGGCGCGGCGGCGCTGTCAGCGGCGCTTGTGCTGATCGTCGCCGGATCGTGGCTTCACCCTCATGCGGGCGCAAATGTCCTGGCGTGGAGTCCATGGCGAGGTGGAGGAACTGGTGGCGTTTCTGCCATGGCTCCCGCTCCGGACATGGGCGGCGCTCCGCCGGAGCCTACATCTCTAGCGCCTGCCCCACAGCCTGGAGGGAAGGCGGACACTCGCCCGGGGACACCCGATCAGGGCTCAGGGGGCACCTGCCCTCAGCCGTCCACCCAGGGACCGTCAACCTCTACCGACGGATCCACAAAGGGGGCAGACGGGGCATCTACGTCGGGCGGGGGTGAGCCGGGGACTGGCACCTCGCCTTCCGGTCCCTCGGACAATCCCCGATCCTCCGGAGATCAAGGTGAGAATCCCGGCCAGGGCGGGAAAATAGGCACGGGAATCACTGTGGTAGGCGATTCGGTACCTAAAACAAGGGTTCCTCATGTTGATGCCCGATGGCTCACCGAACTATACAGCCGAGAAATCCCGGTTACGGTGTTCCGACTGGAACCGCATCACAGACGCCAACGAAGAGTATGA
- a CDS encoding zinc-binding dehydrogenase: MHHRFPFEQLPAALARLASRRTWGKVVLDR, encoded by the coding sequence GTGCACCACCGATTCCCTTTTGAGCAGCTTCCCGCAGCCCTCGCCCGCCTGGCCTCCCGACGGACTTGGGGAAAAGTGGTTCTGGACCGATGA
- a CDS encoding P-II family nitrogen regulator, with amino-acid sequence MEREQGERDLSSPAPFVIMGAIKAIFRREGRMGLKKIEAIIRPEKLQAVIAKLHASGIFGFTVSQVQGRGQQRSSAGVYRGHVYQISLHPKVKVEMVVSDAYAQRAVESIVQAAQTGEAGDGKIFVLPVYEAYNIRTGAPDETIDDMRSTK; translated from the coding sequence ATGGAGCGCGAGCAAGGGGAGCGGGATTTGTCGAGTCCCGCTCCTTTCGTTATCATGGGGGCGATCAAGGCGATTTTCAGGCGGGAAGGAAGAATGGGATTGAAAAAGATTGAGGCGATTATTCGTCCGGAAAAGTTGCAGGCGGTGATTGCAAAGCTGCATGCCTCTGGAATCTTTGGATTCACGGTCAGCCAGGTTCAGGGCCGGGGTCAACAGCGCAGTTCGGCAGGGGTGTATCGGGGGCACGTGTATCAAATCAGCCTGCACCCGAAGGTGAAGGTGGAGATGGTCGTCTCCGATGCCTATGCGCAGAGGGCGGTGGAGTCGATTGTCCAGGCGGCGCAGACCGGGGAGGCGGGGGACGGGAAAATTTTTGTCCTGCCGGTGTATGAAGCGTACAACATTCGCACCGGTGCGCCCGACGAAACGATCGATGATATGCGGTCCACAAAATAA
- a CDS encoding agmatinase family protein, with amino-acid sequence MSFYHNHGGRYRHPLEEPSFDKEGLDGYSAALAEVTLPTVRSEEEIRRAIEMGLEAAPSIGDRTISCFSRGELPHWAGINTFLKMPYLENVHEVGQYDIAILGAPFDIGTTYRAGTRFGPQAIRRISALYTTYNYELGVDLRGQVKICDLGDVFTVANIEKSFDQITKAVSHVMSKGTMPIILGGDHAIGYPCLRGVAENVDGNVGIIHLDRHVDTQEKDMDERMHTTPWFHATNIPNAPASNLVQIGIGGWQVPRAGVKVARDRGTTILTIHDVEDMGIEKAAEIALEVAWKGAKAVYLSFDIDSVDAGFVPGTGWPEPGGFLPREALKLLQLVAKEGVCAMEVVEVSPPYDISDTTALLAVRAVVDVIATMVAHGKIGGR; translated from the coding sequence GTGAGTTTCTACCACAACCACGGCGGGCGTTACCGCCATCCTTTGGAGGAGCCGTCCTTTGACAAAGAGGGATTGGATGGATATTCAGCGGCTCTTGCCGAGGTTACCCTGCCGACGGTGCGAAGCGAGGAAGAGATTCGGCGCGCCATTGAAATGGGGCTGGAGGCGGCTCCGAGCATCGGGGATCGCACGATCTCTTGTTTCAGCCGGGGAGAGCTTCCCCACTGGGCGGGGATCAACACCTTTCTCAAAATGCCCTATCTCGAGAACGTCCATGAAGTGGGTCAATATGACATTGCGATTCTGGGTGCGCCCTTTGATATCGGAACGACCTATCGGGCTGGGACGCGATTCGGCCCCCAGGCAATCCGCCGGATTTCGGCCCTATATACCACGTACAATTACGAACTCGGGGTGGATCTCAGGGGGCAAGTGAAAATCTGTGATCTCGGTGATGTGTTCACGGTGGCGAACATTGAGAAAAGTTTCGACCAGATCACCAAAGCTGTGTCCCATGTGATGAGCAAAGGGACCATGCCGATTATTCTGGGAGGGGATCACGCCATCGGGTACCCGTGCCTGCGAGGTGTGGCAGAAAACGTGGACGGTAATGTCGGAATTATTCATCTGGATCGTCACGTGGATACCCAGGAAAAAGACATGGATGAACGAATGCACACCACGCCTTGGTTTCATGCCACCAACATTCCGAACGCTCCAGCCTCGAACCTGGTTCAGATCGGGATCGGCGGTTGGCAGGTACCCCGGGCCGGGGTTAAGGTAGCCCGGGACCGGGGAACGACGATTCTCACCATCCATGATGTCGAGGACATGGGGATCGAGAAAGCGGCGGAGATCGCCCTGGAAGTTGCTTGGAAAGGGGCGAAAGCCGTATATCTCAGTTTTGATATCGACTCTGTGGACGCGGGGTTCGTGCCGGGCACCGGCTGGCCGGAACCGGGAGGATTCTTACCCCGGGAGGCGCTGAAGCTCTTACAGTTGGTGGCAAAAGAGGGGGTGTGCGCCATGGAAGTGGTGGAAGTGTCCCCCCCTTATGACATCAGCGACACGACAGCACTCTTGGCGGTGCGGGCCGTGGTGGATGTGATCGCGACGATGGTGGCACATGGAAAAATCGGAGGGCGGTGA
- a CDS encoding amidohydrolase family protein — protein MSAYRLDAHMHIMAEKRMKSGIRWAVKAGFNMGLDPETTTEEDLLRHIRDAGITYFFNFFFPIFSGTAVEILDWQTEFALRTPEALPFVSVHVHDGDPLPIVREALENRHFVGLKLHPYAQRLELSHPLLEPVYQYLEDTGAIFFVHTGYDAFYGRSGITPDLEQILQRHPKLITVAAHMLYPEIPKAFDWLERFPNLYLDGTGAVASADQDGFGETLYPLMERYADRVLYGSDYAMAIESVGASWKRFQELPISDEAKRRITWGTPLELLKRRNWPFRGDLPARYREVADDKLNVQDRLSEV, from the coding sequence ATGAGTGCGTACCGATTGGACGCTCACATGCACATCATGGCGGAAAAGCGGATGAAAAGCGGCATCCGCTGGGCGGTCAAAGCCGGTTTTAACATGGGTTTGGATCCGGAAACGACCACCGAGGAGGACCTGCTGCGGCACATCCGGGATGCCGGAATTACGTATTTTTTTAACTTCTTCTTTCCCATCTTTTCGGGGACCGCGGTAGAGATTCTGGACTGGCAGACGGAGTTCGCCCTGCGAACCCCGGAGGCATTGCCCTTTGTGTCTGTCCACGTTCACGATGGCGATCCCCTACCAATCGTTCGGGAGGCATTGGAGAACCGCCATTTTGTCGGTCTCAAGCTGCACCCGTACGCTCAGAGGCTGGAGTTGTCCCACCCCTTGCTCGAGCCGGTCTATCAGTACCTGGAGGACACGGGAGCCATCTTTTTCGTCCACACCGGCTACGATGCCTTTTATGGCCGCTCCGGCATCACCCCGGATTTGGAACAGATCCTCCAGCGGCACCCGAAGTTGATCACTGTCGCCGCCCACATGTTATATCCAGAGATCCCTAAGGCCTTTGATTGGCTGGAGAGGTTCCCGAATCTGTACCTGGACGGGACCGGGGCCGTGGCCTCCGCCGACCAGGACGGGTTCGGTGAAACCCTGTATCCCTTGATGGAGCGATACGCAGACCGGGTTCTGTACGGCAGCGACTACGCCATGGCCATCGAATCGGTAGGCGCTTCATGGAAACGGTTTCAAGAGTTGCCGATCTCTGATGAGGCAAAAAGGCGGATTACCTGGGGGACGCCCCTGGAACTTCTAAAACGGCGCAACTGGCCTTTCCGCGGCGACCTTCCGGCCCGGTATCGGGAGGTGGCCGACGACAAGCTCAACGTTCAAGATAGGTTGTCCGAAGTCTGA